A genomic stretch from Oreochromis aureus strain Israel breed Guangdong linkage group 17, ZZ_aureus, whole genome shotgun sequence includes:
- the LOC116317972 gene encoding class II histocompatibility antigen, B-L beta chain-like gives MYLHKFILFVAFSLFSLVLTDEDFYQGRACCTFKGPHFEEIEYIITSFFNKNLMMEYNSTRGNWTGFTAYSIEAVKWLNSDPLQALYRKNESKLLCTDALDAIQYVDYLTTIPIVKLKSVKRPNGEHASTLVCSAYNFYPKQIRMMWMRNGQEVTTDVSYSDVMPDGDWYYQTHSYLEYIPTSAEKIACMVEHLGLSEPMFVVWDPSLPVAQRTQIAVGLCGLVIGFVIAISGFIYYNKKSAAYITVCQRQVFIPVESLPEAGAT, from the exons ATGTACTTACATAAGTTTATCCTGTTCGTggctttctctcttttcagtCTGG TTCTCACAGATGAAGATTTTTACCAAGGGAGAGCATGCTGTACATTCAAAGGGCCACACTTTGAAGAAATTGAGTACATAATAActagtttttttaataaaaacttgATGATGGAGTACAACAGCACAAGAGGCAACTGGACGGGATTCACAGCGTATTCAATTGAAGCTGTAAAATGGTTGAACAGTGATCCCCTTCAAGCACTATATAGAAAGAATGAAAGTAAACTGTTGTGTACGGACGCGTTAGATGCCATCCAATACGTAG attatcTGACAACTATACCCATCGTCAAACTAAAATCAGTGAAAAGGCCTAATGGCGAGCACGCATCTACGCTTGTGTGCAGTGCCTACAACTTTTATCCAAAACAAATCAGAATGATGTGGATGAGGAACGGCCAGGAGGTGACCACAGACGTCAGTTACTCTGACGTGATGCCTGATGGTGACTGGTACTACCAGACTCATTCTTACCTGGAGTACATCCCAACTTCAGCAGAAAAAATTGCCTGCATGGTCGAACACCTTGGTCTCTCTGAGCCGATGTTTGTGGTCTGGG ACCCCTCCCTCCCAGTGGCACAACGAACTCAGATAGCTGTTGGACTGTGTGGACTCGTGATTGGATTTGTTATTGCAATATCTGGATTCATCTACTACAATAAGAAGTCTGCTGCATACATCACTGTGTGTCAAA GACAAGTGTTCATTCCTGTGGAATCCCTTCCTGAAGCTGGAGCAACTTAA
- the LOC116317950 gene encoding H-2 class II histocompatibility antigen, A-Q alpha chain-like isoform X2, with protein sequence MCKNDHIHIWKPDKSVIKKKEPPEFIIYPRDEVITGENNTLICFINHFFPPSINIKWTKNDVEVTVEDPFIKTLSNPDGTAYVLSYLNFVPETGDIYSCIVEHEALDEPQTRFWEVETDEISKGPAVFCGLGLSLGLLGVFIGTYFCFKAGHSGPAG encoded by the exons ATGTGCAAAAATGATCACATCCACATATGGAAGCCAGACAAGTccgtaataaagaaaaaag AACCACCAGAATTCATCATCTACCCCAGAGATGAAGTGATAACAGGGGAAAATAATACCCTCATCTGCTTCATCAACCACTTCTTTCCTCCTTCGATCAACATAAAGTGGACCAAGAATGATGTAGAAGTAACAGTGGAAGACCCTTTCATCAAAACTTTGTCCAATCCTGATGGGACCGCTTATGTTTTGTCCTACCTCAACTTTGTGCCAGAGACAGGAGACATCTACAGTTGCATTGTGGAACATGAAGCGCTGGATGAGCCTCAGACCAGGTTTTGGG AGGTTGAAACAGATGAGATCAGCAAAGGTCCAGCTGTCTTCTGTGGACTTGGCCTGAGTCTTGGATTGCTTGGAGTTTTCATAGGAACCtacttttgttttaaagcagGGCACTCTGGTCCCGCTGGTTGA
- the LOC116317950 gene encoding H-2 class II histocompatibility antigen, A-Q alpha chain-like isoform X1, which produces MFLKIIIILFTAACVAAERSHTLCHIYGCFDSSDTQICAAFDGDKVYYADFKKDQLIWESKIHQSFRPPDAYKYAVFYRSMCKNDHIHIWKPDKSVIKKKEPPEFIIYPRDEVITGENNTLICFINHFFPPSINIKWTKNDVEVTVEDPFIKTLSNPDGTAYVLSYLNFVPETGDIYSCIVEHEALDEPQTRFWEVETDEISKGPAVFCGLGLSLGLLGVFIGTYFCFKAGHSGPAG; this is translated from the exons ATGTTCCttaaaattataattattttGTTTACAGCAGCCTGCGTCGCAGCTGAAA GAAGTCATACACTTTGTCACATCTATGGATGCTTTGACTCAAGTGATACTCAAATCTGTGCAGCATTCGATGGTGATAAAGTATACTATGCAGACTTTAAAAAAGATCAGCTGATTTGGGAGAGCAAAATTCACCAAAGTTTCCGTCCACCTGACGCCTACAAATATGCAGTATTTTATCGAAGTATGTGCAAAAATGATCACATCCACATATGGAAGCCAGACAAGTccgtaataaagaaaaaag AACCACCAGAATTCATCATCTACCCCAGAGATGAAGTGATAACAGGGGAAAATAATACCCTCATCTGCTTCATCAACCACTTCTTTCCTCCTTCGATCAACATAAAGTGGACCAAGAATGATGTAGAAGTAACAGTGGAAGACCCTTTCATCAAAACTTTGTCCAATCCTGATGGGACCGCTTATGTTTTGTCCTACCTCAACTTTGTGCCAGAGACAGGAGACATCTACAGTTGCATTGTGGAACATGAAGCGCTGGATGAGCCTCAGACCAGGTTTTGGG AGGTTGAAACAGATGAGATCAGCAAAGGTCCAGCTGTCTTCTGTGGACTTGGCCTGAGTCTTGGATTGCTTGGAGTTTTCATAGGAACCtacttttgttttaaagcagGGCACTCTGGTCCCGCTGGTTGA